CAAGCCCCTTTTTATCCCAATCATCCCAATGACCTTTAGGATATATCATTAAAGCTTTAGTAGGTTGACCAATCTGATTACCCATCTGCATAATTCCCTTAGCAACCATACATCTACGAAAGTCGTTTTCTATTCGAGCGTGCATGGTTAACTCATCCCCTCTAAACATTGTTGGAATTATTGTATCTGCCATAATTCCGCCAACACCAAACCCTAATCCCATAAGCTTCAAAAACAACCTGCGGCTAAATAAAGCAGATTGAAATGAATCAAGGAGGTAAGGTTTCTCTCTTTGTTTATCCTTAACATGTTCTAGCACCGTGTCACCCAGTTGTACCCCTCCTGCAAATAGCACACTCATAATTGGTAACCCACCTACGGTTCCAATAAAAGACATAAAGGCTTCATCATAAGCAGGATCCAAAACCCACACCTTTTTATAACTTTTAGCGCACCAAACCGAAACAGCTTCAAACTTTTCGATAGTATCTCCACCCCATATAGCATTTTTCTCTCCCAATCCAACAGAAACAACTGATTTATAAGGCTCTTTGAAGTTCAAGTCTAAAACTTTGTCTTTGATACGGATAGCCTCCAACATCTCAAACAACATGTTTCTTTTTTCTTGATAATCCCCATTTGCAAAGACATCTTTGAGGGTTTGTATCTTGTCAAAGAAAAGTTCAACCTCATTTCGGAGTTCATCCTTGGTTATTTCAACATCTGTTCGTTTAGCTTTAAGTTTAGGAACTTCTTTTTTCAGTTTTTTGTACTTTCGTTTGTAGTCATCTTCCTCAACAAGTCCATCTAATTTCATTTCTAGGAGTTCACCAAGCTTACGATTTATTTCGTCAATCTGCTTGTCTACATCATTTCTGACTTGAGATTCAAAGTTGAATTCTTTTTCAAGCTTCTGGATCACTAGCTTTTTAAGTTTTCCCCATTTTTCTTCATCTAGTTTTACCTTGGCTATTGCTTGGGAGAATTGTTTTTCTATCTGTTTTTCACTGAGTTGTAGATTACTACAATTACTGAGTTTATCCGAACACATGTAATAGGTGTATTTTTTACCAGTTTTCTTGGTGATGGTATAGCCTGTATAGGATAAGCCACATTCACTACATTTGATCATTAGATTGTATTTGTGCATATGAGTTCGTGTAACTGGCTTAGCTTTATCTTCAAGCACCTCTTGTAGTTTATACCATTTCCGTTT
This Candidatus Dojkabacteria bacterium DNA region includes the following protein-coding sequences:
- a CDS encoding recombinase family protein codes for the protein MKYAIYARKSSEDDDRQALSIPAQIHEVKELVKKYGEEPPSEGDIFFEEKSARKPHRRDEFNRLVELIKEGVYDTIFCWNINRLSRNPLEGGIIQQLIVERKLRNIITPSDVVDSENCNEIIMGFLFGYSSQTSREISQNTRRGIREKIRNGGWPTSAPQFYENVGRKSKCTIIPHPDQSPYFEKWIDEIIKNRLNMRQAMRLINKWGVKTKRGNKFTPSTVEHALKNPIYCGILRYGEYEETEGNWEPLITKRKWYKLQEVLEDKAKPVTRTHMHKYNLMIKCSECGLSYTGYTITKKTGKKYTYYMCSDKLSNCSNLQLSEKQIEKQFSQAIAKVKLDEEKWGKLKKLVIQKLEKEFNFESQVRNDVDKQIDEINRKLGELLEMKLDGLVEEDDYKRKYKKLKKEVPKLKAKRTDVEITKDELRNEVELFFDKIQTLKDVFANGDYQEKRNMLFEMLEAIRIKDKVLDLNFKEPYKSVVSVGLGEKNAIWGGDTIEKFEAVSVWCAKSYKKVWVLDPAYDEAFMSFIGTVGGLPIMSVLFAGGVQLGDTVLEHVKDKQREKPYLLDSFQSALFSRRLFLKLMGLGFGVGGIMADTIIPTMFRGDELTMHARIENDFRRCMVAKGIMQMGNQIGQPTKALMIYPKGHWDDWDKKGLGFGIVDYLNNPMSLKKRADAYKLLLRAIYKGEKLKKVRNWTVDENGHWQKRQIIEL